The Geobacillus genomosp. 3 genome segment ATGGAGCGGCTCTTTCTATATAGAGCCAAATGAGTGGGAGGGGCAATCCCTATTACCACATCACGGACTTAAGGAGGTGTGTCTCGTGGCGAAAAAAGTAATCAAGATCGTCAAACTGCAAATTCCTGCAGGGAAAGCGAATCCGGCGCCGCCAGTAGGTCCTGCGTTAGGTCAAGCCGGTGTTAATATTATGGCGTTTTGTAAAGAGTTTAATGCCCGTACAGCCGACCAAGCAGGGTTGATCATTCCGGTTGAAATTACGGTTTTTGAGGACCGTTCATTTACATTCATCACGAAAACGCCGCCAGCCGCTGTATTGTTGAAAAAAGCGGCCGGCATCGAATCGGGCTCCGGCGAACCGAACCGCAACAAAGTGGCGACGATCAAGCGCGACAAAGTGCGTGAGATTGCCGAGTTGAAAATGCCGGATTTGAATGCGGCGAGCATTGAAGCAGCCATGCGCATGGTTGAAGGCACGGCTCGCAGCATGGGCATCGTGATTGAAGACTAAGGCCGACGTGCTGTCCGGGGGGGTTGCGTATTCCGCAACCTCTCTCTCCATGGGCAAAAAAAGGTCTTTTATGATTGAATGAAGGACAGTCCTTTCAGAAGGCGGCTGTCTGCTGAATGGTCCACCTTCGAAAGAAGCGAAGGTTGTTTCATCGTGGGAGGTTTTTTCCGCTAAAACCACAATCGAGGAGGATTTTGAGATGCCGAAAAGAGGGAAAAAGTACTTAGAAGCGTTGAAGCTCGTTGACCGCTTCAAAGCCTATCCGGTTGCTGAAGCGATCGAGCTCGTGAAAAAAACGAACGTCGCAAAATTTGATGCGACGGTTGAAGTCGCGTTTCGTTTAGGTGTTGACCCGAAAAAAGCGGACCAACAAATTCGCGGTGCTGTCGTTCTGCCGCACGGCACAGGGAAAGTGGCGCGCGTGTTAGTGTTCGCGAAAGGGGAAAAAGCGAAAGAAGCAGAAGCAGCTGGCGCTGACTATGTTGGCGATACGGAATATATTAACAAAATCCAACAAGGATGGTTTGACTTTGACGTCGTTGTCGCTACGCCGGACATGATGGGTGAAGTCGGGAAACTCGGACGCATTTTAGGTCCGAAAGGGTTAATGCCGAACCCGAAAACCGGCACGGTCACGTTTGACGTAACGAAAGCGGTGCAAGAAATCAAAGCTGGTAAAGTAGAATACCGCGTCGACAAAGCCGGTAACATTCACGTGCCGATCGGCAAAGTATCGTTTGACAGCGAAAAGTTGGTTGAAAACTTTGCGACGGTTTACGAAGCGATTTTGAAAGCCAAACCGGCAGCGGCTAAAGGGACGTATGTCAAAAACGTGACGATTACGTCAACGATGGGCCCTGGTATTAAAGTGGACCCGACGACCGTAGCGGTTGCGCAATAACGGTTGACTTTTATCCATTAGTCTGATAAAATGCTATTTGGCTGAAAACCGAATATCATTTGTACCGTAGACAGTAGGTGCCTGCTCTAGGCTTAATTTCCTACCGAGGTATGTGGACGATAGACAATGCGCTGTTGATCGCGGTGCGTTGAACGATACCTCCATGTCTACGCGGCATGGGGGTTTTTTATTGAACGGCCAAACGGTATAAGTGGTATTCCACCATTTTCTTTGCAGGAGGTGCAGGACGTGTCGAGCGCGATTGAACTGAAAAAACAAGTGGTCGCTGAGATCGCGGAGAAATTCCGTGCCAGCAAGGCGACCGTCATCGTCGATTACCGCGGCTTAAACGTGGCGGAAATGACCGAGCTGCGCAAACAGCTGCGCGAAGCAGGCATTGAGTTCAAAGTGTACAAAAACACGATGACCCGCCGGGCGCTCGCGGAAATCGGCCTAGAAGGATTGAATGAGGTGTTTACCGGCCCGAACGCCATCGCATTCAGCAATGAAGATGTTGTAGCGCCGGCGAAAGTTTTAAGCGAGTTTGCCAAAACGCACGAGGCGTTGGAAATCAAAGGCGGCGTCATTGAAGGAAACGTCGCCAGCAAAGAAGAAATCGACGCCTTGGCGAAACTTCCGTCCCGCGAAGGGTTGCTCTCGATGTTGCTTAGCGTTCTTCAAGCCCCAATCCGCAACTTTGCGCTTGCGGTTAAGGCAGTGGCCGACAAACAAGAAGAACAAGGCGCGTAATGGCGCATATCGATGTGCATAACGAACATTACACAAGGAGGAAATGACGATGACGAAAGAACAAATCATTGAAGCAGTGAAAAATATGACGGTATTGGAATTAAATGAATTAGTCAAAGCGATTGAAGAAGAATTCGGCGTAACGGCCGCGGCTCCGGTTGTTGTTGCTGGCGGCGCAGCAGCTGGCGCTGAAGCAGCAGCTGAGAAAACAGAATTTGATGTCATCCTCGCTGATGCCGGCGCGCAAAAAATCAAAGTCATCAAAGTCGTTCGCGAAATCACTGGCCTCGGCTTGAAAGAAGCGAAAGACTTGGTTGACAACACGCCGAAACCGGTCAAAGAAGCTGTTTCGAAAGAGGAAGCTGAAGAAATTAAAGCAAAACTTGAAGAAGTTGGCGCGAAAGTTGAAGTGAAGTAATGGCGTCGCGATAAAAAAGGGGCTGACCCGGGCAAGGGGCGGCCTCTTTTTTGTTACACTATAGTAATGAAGGGTGATGATGCTTGCCAACAAAGGAGGGGTTGTTGTGAATGAACATTACTATTCGGCCAGACCGACGTCGGAGCGGAAACCGGAAACATGGACGTTTACATTGCGAGGGCACGAATTCCGCTTTACGACCGACAGTGGAGTATTCTCAAAGCGCGAGGTCGATTTCGGCACGCGTTTGCTGATTGAAACATTTCAACAACCGGACGTTGCCGGCGATTTGTTGGATGTCGGCTGTGGGTACGGGCCGATTGGGCTCGCCCTAGCCAAATCGTTTCCTGACCGCCGCATCCAGATGATCGATGTTAATGAGCGGGCGTTAGAGCTGGCGGAAGAAAACAGGCGAGCAAACGGCATCCATAATGCGATGATTTATAAAAGCGACTTGTTTTCGGAAGTTGGGGAACAGCGGTTTGCGGCGATTGTCACCAATCCGCCGATCCGGGCCGGCAAGCGGGTTGTCCATGCGATTTTTGAACAAAGTCGGGATCATCTAGTCCATAATGGGGAACTATGGGTTGTCATTCAAAAGAAACAAGGTGCTCCATCTGCGCTGCAAAAGCTGAATGAATGGTTTGCCGCTGTAGAGGTCGTCGCGAAGAAAAAAGGATATTATATCATAAAGTCGAAAAAATGTTGACACCGTTTTTTTATTGTGGTAGCATTATAAAATGCTAAATATGCACATTTCCCGTGTAAAGGGGATGACGTATAATTTTGGATACAATGGAAAAAATGATAAAATCAATAAATAGCTAAACATATGGTTTTCTACTGGATAGAAACCATTTTCTTTTTTTCTCCATCCAACGCCTGGTTTCCTCGCGCCGGGAGCATGTTGAATCCCCTTAACGAAACGGTGGTGCCACAGCCGAGCCGTTTCCGTTCGGACGGCGGGGGGGCGGCCGTATGCATGCCTAGCGCTTTGCCCCGGAATGACGGAGCGCCCAGACTGCCTTGGCGGCTATCCGGCCAGCCAGGTGGATGGACGCGATGTTCCGCTTCCGGTTTTCACTAATGTCTACATTTGAGGGGTGAATCACTCTTGACAGGCCGACTAGTTCAATACGGGCGACACCGCCAACGAAGAAGTTATGCACGCATTAGCGAAGTGCTGGAATTGCCGAACTTGATTGAAATCCAAACGTCTTCGTACCAATGGTTTCTCGATGAAGGACTGCGGGAAATGTTCAAGGAAATTTCTCCGATCGAGGACTTTTCCGGCAATCTCTCTCTTGAATTTATCGACTATAGCTTAGGAGAGCCAAAATATTCGGTTGAAGAGGCAAAAGAACGCGACGTTACATATGCGGCGCCGCTTCGCGTGAAAGTTCGCCTCATCAATAAAGAGACGGGCGAAGTGAAAGAACAAGACGTGTTCATGGGTGATTTTCCACTGATGACGGAAACGGGCACGTTTATCATCAACGGGGCGGAGCGTGTGATCGTCTCCCAGCTCGTCCGCTCGCCAAGCGTCTATTACAGTGATAAAATCGATAAAAACGGGAAACGCGGCTATTCGGCAACAGTGATTCCGAACCGCGGCGCATGGCTCGAATATGAAACCGATGCGAAAGACGTCGTTTACGTTCGTATCGACCGCACCCGTAAATTGCCTGTTACGGTGCTTCTTCGTGCGCTTGGGTTCAGCTCCGACCAAGAAATCGTCGACTTGCTTGGTGATAACGAATATTTGCGAAATACGCTTGAAAAAGATAATACCGACAGCACGGAAAAAGCGTTGATCGAAATTTATGAGCGTCTCCGCCCGGGTGAGCCGCCAACCCTAGAGAACGCAAAAAGTTTGCTTGCGTCCCGCTTTTTTGACCCGAAACGATACGATCTGGCCAGTGTAGGACGCTATAAAATCAACAAAAAACTTCATATTAAAAACCGCTTGTTTAACCAGCGGCTGGCAGAAACGATCGTCGATCCGGAAACGGGAGAA includes the following:
- the rplK gene encoding 50S ribosomal protein L11; translated protein: MAKKVIKIVKLQIPAGKANPAPPVGPALGQAGVNIMAFCKEFNARTADQAGLIIPVEITVFEDRSFTFITKTPPAAVLLKKAAGIESGSGEPNRNKVATIKRDKVREIAELKMPDLNAASIEAAMRMVEGTARSMGIVIED
- the rplA gene encoding 50S ribosomal protein L1, which translates into the protein MPKRGKKYLEALKLVDRFKAYPVAEAIELVKKTNVAKFDATVEVAFRLGVDPKKADQQIRGAVVLPHGTGKVARVLVFAKGEKAKEAEAAGADYVGDTEYINKIQQGWFDFDVVVATPDMMGEVGKLGRILGPKGLMPNPKTGTVTFDVTKAVQEIKAGKVEYRVDKAGNIHVPIGKVSFDSEKLVENFATVYEAILKAKPAAAKGTYVKNVTITSTMGPGIKVDPTTVAVAQ
- the rplJ gene encoding 50S ribosomal protein L10; its protein translation is MSSAIELKKQVVAEIAEKFRASKATVIVDYRGLNVAEMTELRKQLREAGIEFKVYKNTMTRRALAEIGLEGLNEVFTGPNAIAFSNEDVVAPAKVLSEFAKTHEALEIKGGVIEGNVASKEEIDALAKLPSREGLLSMLLSVLQAPIRNFALAVKAVADKQEEQGA
- the rplL gene encoding 50S ribosomal protein L7/L12, producing the protein MTKEQIIEAVKNMTVLELNELVKAIEEEFGVTAAAPVVVAGGAAAGAEAAAEKTEFDVILADAGAQKIKVIKVVREITGLGLKEAKDLVDNTPKPVKEAVSKEEAEEIKAKLEEVGAKVEVK
- a CDS encoding class I SAM-dependent methyltransferase; translated protein: MNEHYYSARPTSERKPETWTFTLRGHEFRFTTDSGVFSKREVDFGTRLLIETFQQPDVAGDLLDVGCGYGPIGLALAKSFPDRRIQMIDVNERALELAEENRRANGIHNAMIYKSDLFSEVGEQRFAAIVTNPPIRAGKRVVHAIFEQSRDHLVHNGELWVVIQKKQGAPSALQKLNEWFAAVEVVAKKKGYYIIKSKKC